Proteins from a genomic interval of Litorilinea aerophila:
- a CDS encoding M16 family metallopeptidase: MNVNTRQLVKMRKLIRKTRQMLLVAVMMASLVLPTMPGVGVPTAQGADAPVLAQPAEAVFANLEAYQLDNGLQVLLVPRPNVAVTLVDVWVGVGSINETPENNGIAHFFEHMVFKGTPSRPGTVDLEVESLGGRTNAATSFDYTHYYIEVPSEHTAQAIDILADITQNASFPEEEIAKEKQVVLRERDQRRDNPQTFLATEFYQTFFQGHPYGMPIVGTEEGLDPRTREDFLAFKEQYYTPNNMTLIVAGNFDPVQIRAVIDETFGAMPSRPVERPSFPAPPPLTESRVITIEHDVNQGYLIFGWPAPSIREPEDVYAMDVLLAVLSEGRGSRFYRHIIKELGIANSVDAGYFTTRDPSTFTVSATFPYENRALVEQAIFQELRRILEGDLSEAELERAKTMLLSSLAYSHETNDGIASSLGFYSIVADDYRFALTYGDQIQAQTVENVVAVARKYIDLDRYLEMVLVPKGQAVEAPARLDEGVLTLDNGLRLILRPDNTTEVVALQTFIGGGTSVESAEEAGLAELTMRLLMRGTTSRDEETLFEEIENLGARLDYGLLPDMANLTLVATADTWSQALPIYLDVLLNPAFSEEEFLRLKDEMMREVQAQADQFGNVVFQNLLQALYGPGGYGNASATVESLRQLTLEDVREFYRRYFVPNNLVISAVGNFDAGLMRARLQGRLGTLAPGEEDLLPAPPQISLSANQTVTATRESNLTWMMVGYPAPPVASPDYPAMKVLNTILGTGFTSRLFSTLREEQALAYSTSSAYPSRRGESYLYAFIITLPENAEVAREGILQIVRDIQENGVTEEELERARNKAIGDYASAHETAERRAWYLGWYETLGVGVELDEGYPELLRAVTAEDVQRVARQYLQQYVVSQLGPAQP; encoded by the coding sequence ATGAACGTGAACACGAGGCAGCTTGTGAAGATGCGGAAGCTCATCCGAAAGACGCGACAGATGCTGCTGGTCGCGGTGATGATGGCGTCCCTGGTGCTCCCCACGATGCCGGGGGTGGGCGTCCCCACTGCCCAGGGGGCCGACGCGCCGGTCCTGGCCCAGCCAGCCGAGGCCGTCTTCGCCAACCTGGAGGCCTATCAACTGGACAACGGCCTGCAGGTGCTGTTGGTGCCCCGACCCAACGTGGCCGTGACCCTGGTGGATGTCTGGGTGGGGGTGGGCTCCATCAACGAGACGCCCGAAAACAACGGCATTGCCCATTTCTTTGAGCACATGGTGTTTAAGGGAACGCCCAGCCGGCCGGGCACGGTGGATCTGGAGGTGGAGTCCCTGGGCGGGCGCACCAATGCGGCCACCTCCTTCGACTACACCCACTACTACATCGAAGTGCCCAGCGAGCACACGGCCCAGGCCATCGACATCCTGGCCGACATCACCCAGAATGCCTCCTTCCCAGAGGAGGAAATCGCCAAAGAGAAGCAGGTGGTGCTGCGGGAGCGGGATCAACGGCGGGATAATCCCCAAACCTTCCTGGCCACCGAGTTCTACCAGACCTTCTTCCAGGGGCACCCCTATGGCATGCCCATTGTGGGCACTGAAGAGGGGCTGGATCCCCGTACCCGGGAGGATTTCCTGGCTTTCAAGGAGCAGTACTATACGCCCAACAACATGACCCTCATCGTGGCCGGCAATTTCGACCCGGTCCAGATTCGCGCCGTCATCGACGAGACCTTCGGGGCCATGCCCTCCCGGCCGGTGGAGCGGCCCAGCTTCCCCGCGCCGCCGCCCCTGACCGAGAGTCGGGTCATCACCATCGAGCACGACGTCAACCAGGGCTACCTGATCTTTGGCTGGCCGGCTCCCTCCATCCGAGAGCCGGAGGACGTCTACGCCATGGACGTCCTGCTGGCGGTCCTGTCCGAGGGTCGGGGCTCCCGTTTCTACCGGCACATCATTAAGGAGCTGGGGATCGCCAACAGCGTGGACGCGGGCTACTTCACCACCCGGGATCCCAGTACCTTTACCGTTTCGGCCACCTTCCCCTACGAAAATCGGGCGTTGGTGGAGCAGGCCATCTTCCAGGAGCTTCGGCGCATCCTGGAGGGTGACCTGAGCGAGGCGGAGCTGGAGCGGGCCAAGACCATGCTGCTTTCCAGCCTGGCCTACAGCCACGAGACCAACGACGGCATCGCCTCCTCCCTGGGCTTTTACTCGATAGTGGCCGACGACTACCGCTTCGCCCTGACCTATGGCGACCAGATCCAGGCCCAGACGGTGGAGAACGTGGTGGCGGTGGCCCGCAAGTACATCGACCTGGACCGCTATCTGGAGATGGTGCTGGTGCCCAAAGGGCAGGCAGTCGAAGCCCCGGCCCGGTTGGATGAGGGCGTGCTCACCCTGGACAACGGCCTGCGCCTCATTCTGCGGCCGGACAACACCACGGAAGTGGTAGCCTTGCAGACCTTCATCGGCGGCGGCACCTCCGTGGAATCGGCCGAGGAGGCTGGCCTGGCCGAGCTGACCATGCGATTGCTCATGCGGGGTACCACCAGCCGGGATGAAGAGACCCTGTTCGAAGAGATCGAGAATCTGGGCGCTCGCCTGGACTACGGGCTCTTGCCCGACATGGCCAACCTCACCCTGGTGGCCACGGCCGACACCTGGAGCCAGGCCCTGCCCATCTATCTGGATGTGCTCCTCAACCCGGCCTTTTCAGAGGAGGAATTCCTGCGTCTGAAGGATGAGATGATGCGGGAGGTCCAGGCCCAGGCCGACCAGTTTGGCAACGTGGTCTTCCAGAACCTGCTCCAGGCCCTGTATGGCCCGGGCGGCTACGGCAATGCCTCGGCCACGGTGGAATCCCTGCGCCAGTTGACCCTGGAGGATGTCCGGGAGTTCTACCGCCGCTACTTCGTGCCCAACAACCTGGTCATCAGTGCGGTGGGGAACTTCGATGCCGGGCTGATGCGGGCCCGATTGCAGGGTCGCCTGGGGACCCTGGCGCCTGGCGAGGAGGATCTGCTGCCGGCCCCGCCCCAGATTTCCCTGTCGGCCAATCAAACGGTCACTGCGACCCGAGAGTCCAACCTGACCTGGATGATGGTGGGGTATCCGGCACCTCCGGTGGCCAGCCCAGACTATCCGGCCATGAAGGTGTTAAACACCATCCTGGGCACCGGCTTCACCAGCCGCCTCTTCTCCACCTTGCGGGAAGAGCAGGCGTTGGCCTATTCCACCTCTTCGGCCTATCCGTCCCGGCGGGGCGAGAGCTACCTGTACGCCTTCATCATCACCCTGCCGGAGAACGCGGAGGTGGCCCGGGAAGGGATCTTGCAGATCGTGCGGGACATTCAGGAGAACGGTGTCACCGAGGAGGAGCTGGAGCGGGCCCGCAACAAGGCCATCGGCGACTATGCCAGCGCCCACGAGACAGCCGAGCGCCGGGCCTGGTATCTGGGCTGGTACGAGACCCTGGGCGTGGGCGTGGAGCTGGATGAGGGCTATCCGGAGCTGCTGCGGGCTGTGACGGCCGAGGATGTCCAGCGGGTGGCCCGGCAATACTTGCAGCAGTATGTGGTCTCCCAGCTAGGGCCGGCACAGCCGTAG
- a CDS encoding NADP-dependent malic enzyme, with protein MSITREAALQYHAQGRPGKLKIVATKPMETQQDLSLAYSPGVAHPVLAIAEDPQAAYEYTAKGNLVAVISNGSAILGLGNRGAQAAKPVMEGKAVLFKRFADIDVFDIEVDSQDPEEIIRFVEMIAPTFGGINLEDIKAPECFLIEREAQRRCNIPVFHDDQHGTAIISGAGLLNALELVNKEIDKIRVVINGAGAAGIAVAEFYIAMGATRENIILCDSQGVIYAGREEGMNEYKAPYAVPTHARTLADALVDADVFIGLSVANCVTREMVRSMARDPIIFAMANPDPEITYEEVQAARKDVIFGTGRSDYPNQVNNVLGFPFIFRGALDVRATAINMEMKLAAARALADLAKEDVPDGVIRAYGLDSLRFGRDYIIPKPLDPRVMMRVAPAVARAAMESGVARIHIDLEAYLDQLAARMGKSVQVMRNMERKASQDPKRVVFAEGEHPKIIRAAYNVETEGIAQPILLGRKEEIQAQCRELGLDYAPLVIDPNQSDKRKVYAQLFHERRQRKGVTLSLANDILRQPNYFGALMVDQGDADAFISGVTYNYPEVLRPALQAVGTEPDRWVSGVYLMLVHDRLYFFTDATVIIEPTVEQLAAIAINAAQLAEEFDVEPRIAMLSFSNFGSTPHEQAIKVRKATELVKKLRPDLQIDGEMQADVAVVPELMARHYPFSQVKDANVLVFPHLAAANTAYKLLSRLGGAEAIGPILVGMAKPIQVLAMGADVRDIINMTILAVVDAQFKSQNNG; from the coding sequence ATGTCAATCACCCGAGAAGCAGCCCTACAGTATCATGCGCAAGGCCGGCCTGGCAAGCTGAAAATTGTGGCCACCAAGCCCATGGAGACCCAACAGGACCTCTCCCTGGCCTACTCGCCAGGCGTGGCCCATCCAGTTTTGGCGATTGCCGAAGATCCCCAGGCCGCCTACGAGTACACGGCCAAAGGAAACCTGGTGGCGGTCATCTCCAATGGCTCTGCCATCCTGGGGTTGGGGAACCGGGGAGCCCAGGCAGCCAAACCGGTGATGGAAGGCAAGGCCGTCCTGTTCAAGCGTTTTGCCGACATCGATGTGTTTGACATTGAGGTGGACAGCCAGGATCCCGAGGAGATCATCCGCTTCGTCGAAATGATTGCGCCCACCTTCGGCGGCATCAACCTGGAAGACATCAAGGCACCGGAATGTTTTCTGATCGAACGGGAGGCCCAACGGCGCTGCAACATTCCAGTCTTTCATGACGACCAGCACGGCACGGCCATCATCTCGGGAGCTGGCCTGCTCAACGCCCTGGAGCTGGTGAATAAGGAGATCGACAAGATTCGCGTTGTCATCAACGGGGCCGGCGCTGCCGGTATTGCCGTAGCCGAATTTTACATCGCCATGGGCGCAACCCGCGAAAACATCATCCTGTGCGACTCCCAGGGGGTCATCTATGCCGGCCGGGAGGAGGGCATGAACGAGTACAAGGCCCCCTACGCAGTGCCCACCCATGCCCGCACCCTGGCCGACGCCCTGGTGGACGCCGATGTCTTCATCGGCCTCTCGGTCGCCAACTGTGTGACCCGGGAGATGGTGCGCAGCATGGCCCGGGATCCCATCATCTTCGCCATGGCCAACCCCGACCCGGAAATCACCTACGAAGAAGTACAGGCCGCACGTAAGGATGTCATCTTCGGCACGGGCCGCAGCGACTACCCCAACCAGGTGAACAACGTCCTGGGCTTTCCCTTCATCTTCCGGGGTGCCCTGGACGTCCGGGCCACGGCCATCAACATGGAGATGAAGCTGGCCGCAGCCCGGGCCCTGGCCGACCTGGCCAAGGAAGATGTGCCCGACGGTGTCATTCGGGCTTATGGCCTGGATTCCCTCCGCTTTGGTCGTGATTATATCATCCCCAAGCCTCTGGATCCACGGGTGATGATGCGGGTGGCACCGGCCGTGGCCCGGGCCGCCATGGAAAGCGGCGTGGCCCGCATCCACATCGACCTGGAGGCCTACCTGGATCAGCTGGCCGCCCGCATGGGCAAGAGCGTCCAGGTCATGCGCAACATGGAGCGCAAGGCCAGCCAGGACCCCAAGCGGGTGGTCTTTGCCGAGGGCGAACACCCCAAGATCATCCGGGCGGCCTACAACGTGGAGACGGAAGGCATCGCCCAGCCCATCCTCCTGGGCCGCAAAGAAGAGATCCAGGCCCAATGCCGGGAACTGGGCCTGGATTACGCCCCCCTGGTGATCGACCCCAACCAGTCGGACAAACGCAAGGTCTACGCACAGCTCTTCCACGAGCGCCGTCAACGCAAGGGCGTGACCCTGAGCCTGGCCAACGATATCCTCCGCCAGCCCAACTACTTCGGTGCCCTCATGGTAGACCAGGGCGACGCGGACGCTTTCATCTCCGGCGTGACCTACAACTACCCGGAGGTGCTGCGCCCGGCCCTGCAGGCGGTGGGCACCGAGCCAGATCGCTGGGTCAGCGGCGTCTACCTGATGCTGGTCCACGACCGCCTCTACTTTTTCACCGATGCCACCGTGATCATCGAGCCCACCGTGGAACAGCTCGCGGCCATCGCCATCAACGCGGCCCAACTGGCCGAAGAGTTCGATGTGGAGCCCCGCATCGCCATGTTGAGCTTCTCCAACTTCGGCAGCACGCCCCACGAACAGGCCATCAAAGTGCGCAAGGCCACCGAGCTGGTGAAAAAGCTGCGGCCGGATCTCCAGATCGATGGCGAGATGCAGGCCGACGTGGCCGTGGTTCCGGAGCTGATGGCCCGCCACTACCCCTTCAGCCAGGTCAAGGACGCCAACGTGCTGGTCTTCCCCCACCTGGCCGCCGCCAACACGGCCTACAAACTGCTCAGCCGGCTGGGCGGCGCAGAAGCCATCGGCCCCATCCTGGTGGGCATGGCCAAGCCCATCCAGGTGCTGGCCATGGGCGCCGACGTGCGGGACATCATCAACATGACCATCCTGGCCGTGGTGGACGCCCAGTTCAAAAGCCAAAACAACGGCTGA
- a CDS encoding class I SAM-dependent methyltransferase yields MPRWIDDAMGRLCSRAYAWACQRLYHELAWAYDWVSLSVSAGRWPHWRRLALDFIGPGPGVELGFGTGALLAELTHRGIGPVIGVEPSWAMQQVTRRRFARCPQPPIRLQARAQALPLADASMDWVLATFPAPYILEEKTLDECRRVLRPPTGRLVVVGLWVDLTSPWRRLMPAFYGRPSSRQVSTWEARLVAAGFTPTWNEVVDGPARVAVLVANLAPGSQGVADGVSREARCV; encoded by the coding sequence ATGCCTCGCTGGATAGACGATGCCATGGGCCGGCTTTGCAGCCGGGCCTATGCCTGGGCCTGCCAGCGCCTGTACCATGAACTGGCCTGGGCCTATGACTGGGTGAGCCTGTCGGTCAGTGCAGGGCGTTGGCCCCATTGGCGCCGGCTGGCTCTGGATTTCATCGGCCCCGGGCCGGGCGTGGAGCTGGGATTCGGTACCGGCGCGCTCCTGGCAGAGTTGACCCACCGTGGGATCGGACCTGTGATCGGGGTGGAGCCTTCCTGGGCCATGCAGCAGGTGACCCGGCGGCGGTTCGCCAGATGCCCGCAGCCCCCTATCCGCCTGCAGGCCCGAGCCCAGGCCCTGCCCCTGGCCGATGCGAGCATGGATTGGGTGTTGGCCACCTTCCCAGCTCCCTACATCCTGGAGGAGAAAACCCTGGATGAATGCAGGCGAGTCCTGCGGCCGCCCACGGGGCGCCTGGTGGTGGTGGGCCTGTGGGTGGACCTGACTTCCCCCTGGCGCCGCCTGATGCCCGCCTTCTACGGCCGCCCTTCCAGCAGGCAGGTCTCCACGTGGGAGGCGCGGCTGGTGGCAGCAGGCTTCACCCCCACGTGGAATGAGGTGGTGGATGGACCGGCCCGGGTGGCTGTGCTGGTGGCCAATCTGGCCCCGGGATCGCAGGGAGTGGCCGATGGAGTCAGCAGGGAAGCCCGCTGTGTCTGA
- a CDS encoding aminopeptidase, protein MADYTLSAQQDRYAHLLVRTGLNLQPGQSLRIGAEVAHRDFVQRVVAAAYQAGARYVHVDWQEPLTAKARYLHSAPENLEYLPDYEIARHRQMVEEGWPRLSLVGNEFPDIFDDVDPTRMRQVAAARSRHLKFYMQAVMANRMQWCVAAVPTPAWATRVFPNQPAEEAMERLWTTIFRTCRLDREDPVAAWRQHDQQLKQVVTFLAARQVQALHFVDSTPGPDGKPRTDLTVGLTDRPQWLAASAVTPSGVTFFPNMPTEELFTTPHNGRTHGWVRTSKPTFPFDREVANAYFRFEEGEVVEFHAETGQDVLAQFFQIPGTRRLGEVALVDVRSPVSQADVLFYEILFDENAACHIAFGEAYPGGVQGGDGLAPEELEALGVNKADAHLDVMIGTPTMRVEGLCADGSRVTIMDAGQFVPEILGKAQG, encoded by the coding sequence ATGGCTGATTACACCCTGAGCGCACAGCAAGACCGCTACGCCCACCTGCTGGTACGCACCGGCCTAAACCTGCAGCCGGGACAATCCCTCCGCATCGGCGCGGAAGTGGCCCACCGGGACTTCGTCCAGCGGGTGGTGGCCGCCGCCTACCAGGCCGGCGCCCGTTACGTCCACGTGGACTGGCAGGAGCCCCTCACCGCCAAGGCCCGCTACCTCCACAGCGCCCCCGAAAATCTGGAATATCTGCCAGACTACGAGATCGCCCGCCATCGCCAGATGGTGGAGGAAGGCTGGCCCCGGCTCAGCCTGGTGGGCAACGAGTTCCCAGACATCTTCGACGATGTGGACCCCACCCGGATGCGCCAGGTGGCCGCTGCCCGCTCCCGCCACCTGAAATTTTACATGCAGGCCGTCATGGCCAACCGCATGCAATGGTGCGTGGCCGCAGTGCCCACCCCCGCCTGGGCCACCAGGGTCTTCCCCAACCAGCCAGCCGAAGAGGCCATGGAGCGCCTCTGGACCACCATTTTCCGCACCTGTCGCCTGGACCGCGAGGACCCGGTGGCGGCCTGGCGCCAACACGACCAACAGCTTAAGCAGGTGGTCACTTTCCTGGCAGCCCGCCAGGTCCAGGCCCTCCACTTCGTGGACAGTACCCCCGGGCCCGACGGGAAACCCCGCACCGACCTGACCGTGGGGCTCACCGACCGCCCCCAGTGGCTGGCCGCCTCGGCGGTCACGCCTTCAGGCGTCACCTTCTTTCCCAACATGCCCACGGAAGAGCTCTTCACCACGCCCCACAACGGCCGTACCCACGGCTGGGTCCGCACGTCCAAACCCACCTTCCCCTTTGACCGGGAAGTGGCCAACGCCTACTTCCGCTTTGAGGAAGGGGAAGTGGTGGAATTCCACGCCGAGACCGGCCAGGACGTGCTGGCCCAGTTCTTCCAGATCCCGGGGACCCGCCGGCTGGGCGAAGTGGCGCTGGTGGATGTCCGCTCCCCCGTCAGCCAGGCCGATGTGCTCTTCTATGAAATTCTCTTCGATGAAAACGCTGCCTGCCACATCGCCTTTGGCGAGGCCTACCCCGGCGGCGTCCAGGGGGGCGACGGCCTCGCACCGGAGGAGCTGGAGGCCCTGGGGGTGAACAAGGCTGACGCCCATCTGGATGTGATGATCGGGACGCCCACCATGCGGGTGGAGGGCCTCTGCGCCGACGGGAGCCGGGTGACCATCATGGACGCCGGGCAGTTTGTGCCCGAGATCCTGGGAAAGGCCCAGGGCTGA
- the mmuM gene encoding homocysteine S-methyltransferase: protein MDRRCLDPFLQEAGVVILDGALATELERRGANLDDPLWSARILLEAPELIRQVHYDYFCAGADVAITASYQATFEGFARRGLSREQAEELLLLSVRLAQEARDLFWADPANRQGRIRPLVAASIGPYGAYLADGSEYRGDYGLSVEALMDFHRPRMAVLAASGADLLACETIPCQAEGEALVRLLAEFPQAVAWLSFSCCDDLHVCHGEPFARCVRLASRSEQVIAVGLNCTPPRHVEALLRHAVGVTDRPLVAYPNSGETWDAEHHCWVAGSGETDFRTPALRWYAAGARLIGGCCRTTPADIQAMAQVLRHRSQV from the coding sequence ATGGATCGACGATGTCTTGACCCTTTTCTGCAGGAGGCCGGCGTGGTCATCCTGGACGGCGCGCTGGCCACCGAGCTGGAACGCCGGGGGGCCAACCTGGACGATCCCCTGTGGTCGGCCAGGATCCTGCTGGAGGCCCCAGAGCTGATCCGCCAGGTCCACTATGACTATTTCTGCGCCGGCGCGGATGTGGCCATCACCGCCAGCTATCAAGCCACCTTCGAGGGCTTTGCCCGCCGCGGGCTGAGCCGGGAACAGGCGGAAGAACTCCTGCTGCTGAGCGTGCGGCTGGCCCAGGAAGCCCGGGATCTCTTCTGGGCCGACCCGGCCAACCGCCAGGGACGGATTCGTCCCCTGGTGGCCGCGTCCATCGGGCCCTACGGCGCCTACCTGGCCGACGGCTCCGAGTACCGGGGCGACTACGGCCTGTCGGTGGAAGCGCTAATGGACTTCCACCGGCCGCGCATGGCCGTGCTGGCCGCCAGCGGGGCCGACCTGTTGGCCTGTGAGACCATTCCGTGCCAGGCCGAAGGGGAAGCTCTGGTCCGGCTGCTGGCCGAATTTCCCCAGGCCGTGGCCTGGCTCAGCTTCAGCTGCTGTGACGACCTCCACGTCTGCCACGGCGAGCCCTTCGCCCGGTGCGTCCGCCTGGCCAGCCGCTCGGAGCAGGTGATCGCCGTGGGCCTCAACTGCACCCCGCCCCGCCACGTGGAAGCCCTCCTGCGCCACGCGGTCGGGGTCACCGACCGCCCCTTGGTGGCCTACCCCAACAGCGGCGAGACATGGGATGCGGAGCATCACTGCTGGGTGGCCGGAAGCGGAGAAACCGACTTTCGGACGCCGGCCCTGCGCTGGTATGCGGCCGGCGCCCGGCTGATCGGCGGCTGCTGCCGCACCACCCCGGCAGATATCCAGGCCATGGCCCAGGTTCTGCGCCATCGGTCACAGGTTTGA
- the mgtE gene encoding magnesium transporter gives MVDPINIEDALQHIETLLAANDLDSAAEFLRSLHPADSAEILSTLEPDIQSALVARLQPTELAEVLGQMDEDDAAEVVQHMDVSALADVLDEMEPDVVADLLGELEPEAAHQLLQEMDEGEVVAPLMAYPEDSAGGIMNVAPPCLRRHMTVAEAFQFIKEHYQDANEIFYLYVLDRYGRLIGVVNLRALILAEPEQTIEEIMDRDVISVRVDADQEEVAQLLARYDLLALPVVDAEDKLVGIITVDDVVDVLEEEATEDIYRLAQVSEHAEIFSPITQAIRNRLPWLYINLGTAILASSVVSLFEETIAQVALLATFMPIVAGQGGNAGNQSMTIVVRSLALGEIDVDSAWKALRHELMLGLIHGVLLGVTIGLIAWFWKGNPWLGVIIGLAMLANLIIAAIVGVLVPTTLKRLKVDPALASSVFVTTATDVMGFAIFLGLATYFLNWLR, from the coding sequence ATGGTGGATCCCATCAACATCGAAGATGCGCTGCAGCACATAGAGACCTTGCTGGCAGCCAACGACCTGGACAGTGCGGCGGAATTTCTCCGCAGCCTGCACCCGGCCGACAGCGCAGAGATCCTGAGTACCCTGGAGCCGGACATTCAGTCGGCCCTGGTGGCGCGGCTGCAGCCCACCGAGCTGGCCGAAGTGTTGGGCCAGATGGACGAGGACGACGCGGCGGAGGTGGTGCAGCACATGGATGTGTCCGCCCTGGCCGATGTGCTGGATGAAATGGAGCCGGACGTGGTGGCCGATCTGCTGGGGGAACTGGAGCCCGAAGCGGCCCACCAATTGCTCCAGGAGATGGACGAAGGGGAAGTGGTGGCGCCCCTCATGGCCTACCCGGAGGATTCCGCCGGCGGCATTATGAATGTGGCGCCACCGTGCCTGCGCCGTCATATGACGGTGGCCGAGGCGTTTCAATTTATCAAAGAGCATTATCAGGACGCAAACGAAATCTTTTATCTCTACGTGCTGGATCGCTACGGCCGCCTGATTGGGGTGGTCAACCTGCGGGCGCTCATTCTGGCCGAGCCGGAGCAGACCATCGAAGAGATCATGGACCGGGACGTGATTTCGGTGCGGGTGGATGCCGACCAGGAGGAGGTGGCCCAGCTTCTGGCCCGCTATGACCTGCTGGCCCTGCCGGTGGTGGATGCCGAGGACAAGCTGGTGGGCATCATCACTGTGGATGACGTGGTGGATGTGCTGGAAGAAGAGGCTACCGAGGACATCTACCGCCTGGCCCAGGTCAGCGAACACGCGGAGATCTTCAGCCCCATCACCCAGGCCATCCGCAACCGGCTGCCCTGGCTCTACATCAACCTGGGGACGGCCATCCTGGCCTCCAGCGTGGTCTCCCTCTTCGAGGAGACCATCGCCCAGGTAGCCCTGCTGGCGACCTTCATGCCCATTGTGGCCGGCCAGGGCGGCAACGCGGGCAACCAGAGTATGACCATCGTGGTTCGTTCCCTGGCCCTGGGGGAGATTGACGTGGACAGCGCGTGGAAGGCCCTGCGCCACGAGCTAATGCTTGGACTGATCCATGGCGTGCTCTTGGGCGTGACCATCGGCCTGATCGCCTGGTTCTGGAAAGGAAACCCCTGGCTGGGGGTCATCATCGGGCTGGCCATGCTGGCCAACCTGATCATCGCTGCCATCGTGGGGGTGCTGGTGCCCACCACCCTGAAACGGCTGAAGGTCGACCCGGCCCTGGCCTCCAGCGTCTTTGTGACCACAGCCACGGACGTCATGGGCTTTGCCATTTTCCTGGGCCTGGCCACCTATTTCCTGAACTGGCTGAGATGA